Proteins co-encoded in one Mycobacteriales bacterium genomic window:
- a CDS encoding GNAT family protein: MATAPGWPVSLSSGDVGVRPLRLRDTVAWVEVRQANEAWLAPWEGAPARLGPPTASWAERHTAGVFAVMLRQLRAEARGGRCLPFAVTWQGRFVGQVTVSGIVRGAFDSAAVGYWVDGRHAGRGIVPTALGLVVDHCFGPVGLHRIEANVRPENTASRRVVEKLGFREEALHLRYLHIDGAWRDHVGYALTDDRPNPSLRPTP, from the coding sequence GTGGCGACCGCGCCGGGCTGGCCGGTGTCGCTGTCGAGCGGTGACGTCGGCGTGCGGCCGCTGCGCCTGCGTGACACCGTCGCGTGGGTCGAGGTGCGGCAGGCCAACGAGGCCTGGCTCGCCCCGTGGGAGGGCGCGCCCGCGCGGCTCGGCCCGCCCACCGCGAGCTGGGCGGAGCGCCACACCGCCGGCGTCTTCGCCGTCATGCTGCGCCAGCTGCGTGCGGAGGCTCGGGGTGGTCGCTGCCTGCCCTTCGCGGTGACCTGGCAGGGCCGCTTCGTCGGCCAGGTGACGGTGTCGGGGATCGTGCGCGGCGCCTTCGACAGCGCCGCCGTCGGCTACTGGGTCGACGGCCGCCACGCCGGTCGCGGCATCGTCCCGACCGCCCTCGGGCTCGTCGTCGACCACTGCTTCGGCCCGGTCGGGCTGCACCGCATCGAGGCCAACGTCCGGCCGGAGAACACCGCCTCGCGCCGGGTCGTCGAGAAGCTGGGCTTCCGCGAGGAGGCCCTGCACCTGCGCTACCTGCACATCGACGGCGCCTGGCGCGACCACGTCGGCTACGCCCTGACCGACGACCGCCCCAACCCCTCGTTGCGTCCTACGCCGTGA
- a CDS encoding S-methyl-5'-thioadenosine phosphorylase encodes MADIGVIGGSGFYRFLADVREVEVETPFGPPSDPVVVGVVGDREVAFLPRHGADHRFPPHRIPYRANLWALRALGVRQVLAPCAVGGLQPHLGPGSLVVPDQLVDRTSGRPQTFYDDGTVHVAFADPYCPVGRAVAVETARTHDWEPTDGGTCAVVEGPRFGTRAESQWFAAQGWSIVNMTQHPEAVLARELALCYTAIALVTDLDASVEGAGGVTMEEVFRVFGDNTERLRALLYDVVAGLPLERTCPCAGALDGMDLPLALP; translated from the coding sequence ATGGCAGACATCGGCGTCATCGGGGGCTCCGGCTTCTACCGCTTCCTCGCCGACGTCCGCGAGGTCGAGGTCGAGACGCCGTTCGGCCCGCCGAGCGACCCGGTCGTCGTCGGTGTCGTGGGAGACCGCGAGGTGGCGTTCCTCCCGCGCCACGGCGCCGACCACCGCTTCCCGCCGCACCGCATCCCCTACCGCGCCAACCTCTGGGCGCTGCGCGCGCTCGGGGTCCGCCAGGTCCTCGCGCCCTGCGCGGTCGGCGGCCTGCAGCCGCACCTCGGGCCGGGGTCGCTCGTCGTCCCCGACCAGCTCGTCGACCGCACCTCGGGCCGTCCCCAGACCTTCTACGACGACGGCACCGTCCACGTCGCCTTCGCCGACCCCTACTGCCCGGTCGGGCGCGCCGTCGCCGTCGAGACAGCTCGCACCCACGACTGGGAGCCCACCGACGGCGGCACCTGCGCGGTCGTCGAGGGCCCGCGCTTCGGCACCCGCGCGGAGTCGCAGTGGTTCGCAGCGCAAGGCTGGTCGATCGTCAACATGACCCAGCACCCCGAGGCTGTCCTCGCCCGCGAGCTCGCCCTCTGCTACACCGCGATCGCCCTCGTCACCGACCTCGACGCCTCCGTCGAGGGAGCAGGCGGCGTGACGATGGAGGAGGTCTTCCGGGTCTTCGGCGACAACACCGAGCGACTGCGCGCACTGCTGTACGACGTGGTCGCGGGCCTCCCCCTCGAGCGGACCTGCCCGTGCGCCGGGGCGCTCGACGGGATGGACCTCCCGCTGGCCTTGCCGTGA
- the galU gene encoding UTP--glucose-1-phosphate uridylyltransferase GalU, which produces MPLRSTITKAVIPAAGLGTRFLPATKATPKEMLPVVDKPAIQYVVEEAVRAGLTDVLMVTGRGKRPLEDHFDRNVELEMSLEAKGDTAKLALVRATSELATVHYVRQGDPKGLGHAVLAAAPHVGDEAFAVLLGDDLIDERDHLLEEMVAVQQREGGSVVCLMEVPHDQISLYGCAAVEGTGDVVRITGLVEKPRVDEAPSNLAIIGRYVLSPTVFDVLRRTPPGRGGEIQLTDALQELISLEPVHGVVFRGRRYDTGDRLDYLKAVVRLAADREDLGPPFTAWLREWLDARA; this is translated from the coding sequence ATGCCCCTCCGCTCGACCATCACGAAGGCCGTGATCCCCGCAGCCGGCCTCGGCACGCGCTTCCTGCCCGCCACCAAGGCGACGCCCAAGGAGATGCTCCCGGTCGTCGACAAGCCCGCCATCCAGTACGTCGTGGAGGAGGCCGTCCGCGCCGGCCTCACCGACGTGCTCATGGTGACCGGTCGTGGCAAGCGCCCGCTCGAGGACCACTTCGACCGCAACGTCGAGCTGGAGATGTCGCTCGAGGCCAAGGGCGACACCGCCAAGCTCGCACTGGTCCGGGCCACCTCGGAGCTGGCCACCGTGCACTACGTGCGGCAGGGCGACCCCAAGGGCCTCGGCCACGCGGTGCTCGCGGCGGCGCCTCACGTCGGCGACGAGGCCTTCGCGGTGCTGCTCGGTGACGATCTCATCGACGAGCGAGACCACCTGCTCGAGGAGATGGTGGCCGTGCAGCAGCGCGAGGGCGGCAGCGTCGTGTGCCTCATGGAGGTGCCGCACGACCAGATCAGCCTCTACGGCTGCGCCGCTGTCGAGGGCACCGGCGACGTCGTCCGCATCACCGGCCTGGTCGAGAAGCCACGGGTCGACGAGGCCCCGAGCAACCTCGCCATCATCGGCCGCTACGTCCTGTCGCCCACGGTCTTCGACGTCCTGCGCCGCACCCCGCCCGGTCGCGGCGGCGAGATCCAGCTCACCGACGCGCTCCAGGAGCTCATCTCGCTCGAGCCCGTGCACGGCGTCGTCTTCCGTGGCCGCCGCTACGACACCGGCGATCGGCTGGACTACCTCAAGGCGGTCGTCCGGCTCGCTGCCGACCGCGAGGACCTCGGGCCGCCCTTCACCGCCTGGCTGCGCGAGTGGCTGGACGCCCGGGCGTGA
- the moaC gene encoding cyclic pyranopterin monophosphate synthase MoaC: MVDVSAKDVTARSATATGRVELSAECVALLRDGAVPKGDVLAVARVAGIMAAKRTPDLVPLCHPLAITGVDLDLAVDDAGVAVTATVRTTDRTGVEMEALTAVTVACLTVVDMTKAVDRAAVITAVQVDAKSGGRSGTWAR, translated from the coding sequence ATGGTCGACGTCTCCGCGAAGGACGTCACGGCCCGGTCCGCGACCGCCACCGGTCGCGTCGAGCTGTCCGCCGAGTGCGTCGCCCTGCTGCGCGACGGCGCCGTCCCCAAGGGCGACGTGCTCGCCGTGGCACGGGTCGCCGGGATCATGGCCGCCAAGCGCACCCCCGACCTCGTCCCGCTGTGCCACCCGCTCGCGATCACCGGAGTCGACCTCGACCTGGCCGTCGACGACGCCGGGGTCGCGGTCACCGCCACGGTCCGCACCACCGACCGCACCGGCGTGGAGATGGAGGCCCTGACGGCCGTCACGGTGGCCTGCCTGACGGTCGTCGACATGACCAAGGCCGTCGACCGCGCCGCCGTCATCACCGCGGTGCAGGTCGACGCGAAGTCCGGGGGCAGGAGCGGCACGTGGGCGCGGTAG
- a CDS encoding molybdopterin molybdotransferase MoeA has protein sequence MKPVSQHLADVLSVVSVLPPLELGLMDAHGCVLVEDLVAPAPLPGFDNSSMDGYAVRTADLTSLPVTLPVVGDVAAGPASPLRVQPGLCVRIMTGATLPAGADAVVPLEWTDGGVAQVRIDRAPQPGAFVRRAGEDVQAGEVVLTAGTHLGAAQIGLAAAVGRSRLHVRPRPRVVVLSTGSELVEPGEPLGPGMVADSNSPALTAAAVEAGAIAYRVGLVPDDPRRLADAIEDQLVRADLIVTSGGVSVGAYDVVREVLARLGDVAFERVAMQPGMPQGFGTIGPDRTPVFGLPGNPVSALVSFECFVRPAIRTMLGATPVERPRVVAKSLTALDSPPGKRSFLRVQLEVMDGVYVVSPVSGAGSHLLAGMARANALAVVPEDVERIEPGGAVEVLVLERRGR, from the coding sequence GTGAAGCCGGTCAGCCAGCACCTCGCCGACGTCTTGTCGGTCGTCTCCGTGCTGCCCCCGCTCGAGCTCGGCCTGATGGACGCCCACGGCTGCGTGCTCGTCGAGGACCTGGTCGCCCCCGCGCCGCTGCCGGGCTTCGACAACAGCTCGATGGACGGCTACGCCGTGCGGACCGCCGACCTCACGTCGCTGCCGGTCACGCTGCCGGTCGTGGGCGACGTGGCCGCCGGGCCGGCGTCGCCACTGCGGGTGCAGCCCGGCCTGTGCGTGCGCATCATGACCGGCGCGACGCTGCCCGCCGGCGCCGACGCGGTGGTCCCGCTGGAGTGGACCGACGGCGGTGTCGCGCAGGTCCGCATCGACCGCGCACCCCAGCCGGGGGCCTTCGTCCGGCGGGCCGGCGAGGACGTCCAGGCAGGCGAGGTCGTGCTGACCGCCGGCACCCACCTCGGTGCGGCGCAGATCGGGCTCGCCGCTGCGGTGGGTCGGTCGCGTCTGCACGTCCGGCCGCGCCCGCGGGTCGTCGTGCTGTCCACCGGCAGTGAGCTGGTCGAGCCCGGCGAGCCGCTCGGCCCCGGGATGGTCGCCGACAGCAACAGCCCCGCGCTGACCGCCGCGGCGGTGGAGGCCGGGGCCATCGCCTACCGCGTCGGGCTCGTCCCCGACGACCCGCGTCGGCTCGCCGACGCGATCGAGGACCAGCTCGTCCGCGCCGACCTCATCGTCACCAGCGGCGGGGTGTCGGTCGGCGCCTACGACGTGGTGCGCGAGGTGCTCGCCCGTCTCGGCGACGTCGCCTTCGAGCGGGTGGCGATGCAGCCCGGCATGCCGCAGGGATTCGGCACCATCGGCCCGGACCGCACCCCGGTCTTCGGCCTGCCCGGCAACCCGGTCAGTGCACTGGTGTCGTTCGAGTGCTTCGTCCGTCCGGCGATCCGCACCATGCTCGGCGCCACCCCCGTCGAGCGGCCGCGGGTCGTCGCGAAGTCGCTGACCGCGCTGGACTCCCCGCCCGGCAAGCGCTCCTTCCTGCGGGTGCAGCTCGAGGTCATGGACGGGGTCTACGTCGTCAGTCCGGTCTCCGGCGCCGGCTCCCACCTGCTTGCCGGCATGGCCCGGGCCAACGCCCTCGCCGTGGTGCCCGAGGACGTCGAGCGCATCGAGCCCGGCGGCGCGGTCGAGGTCCTCGTCCTCGAGCGGCGCGGCCGGTGA
- the mscL gene encoding large conductance mechanosensitive channel protein MscL — MDGFKKFLLRGNVVDLAVGVVIGAAFGAVVTAFTTGLLTPLIGLFGNKSFDQYQACLKGACTIADDGTVDGVLLRYGAVLTALLNFVIVAAVIYFFVVKPIGRLMDKFKTEPEPSDPVKECAECLSKIPVAATRCAFCTVEQLEAVG; from the coding sequence GTGGACGGCTTCAAGAAGTTCCTGCTACGCGGCAACGTCGTCGACCTCGCCGTCGGTGTCGTCATCGGTGCGGCGTTCGGCGCGGTGGTCACCGCCTTCACGACCGGCCTCCTCACGCCACTGATCGGGCTGTTCGGCAACAAGAGCTTCGATCAGTACCAGGCCTGCCTCAAGGGCGCCTGCACGATCGCCGACGACGGCACCGTCGACGGCGTCCTCCTGCGCTACGGCGCCGTCCTCACCGCACTGCTCAACTTCGTCATCGTCGCGGCCGTCATCTACTTCTTCGTGGTCAAGCCCATCGGCCGACTGATGGACAAGTTCAAGACCGAGCCGGAGCCCTCCGACCCGGTCAAGGAGTGCGCGGAGTGCCTGTCGAAGATCCCGGTCGCGGCGACCCGCTGCGCCTTCTGCACCGTCGAGCAGCTCGAGGCCGTCGGCTAG
- a CDS encoding FAD-binding oxidoreductase, protein MSDSYRVWGWGDPADEPTAQGLTELAPYVAAVTGVAVQPPETPGPLPVVAPSRRLGALPASLRDLASDDPVDRARHGIGRAYRDLIRGLRGELVDVPDLVLRPADEQGVVDVLDWCASVGAPVVPFGGGSSVVGGVEPRGLETAVSLDLSRLAGLVEVDATSRAVRLRAGTFGPAAEQALKPHGLTLRFYPQSFERSTVGGWVATRAAGHFSTGATHVDDLVESVRAVTPVGVWESRRLPGSGAGPSPDRLLLGSEGTLGVLTEAWLRAQPRPAHRWQATLAAPTFTAGCEAVRLLVQSGARPATCRLVDAAESALTGTLTTGEAALVLGLESLHDPVDGASLLDLLQGAGLRVVEAGARGAAGESWRSTFVRAPYLRESLVLLGVLVETFETAITWDRLDALVTSVTAAVEDALLRVCGGGRVTCRLTHVYADGAAPYFSVFAPARRGSEVAQWDEVKVAASEALAAAGGTITHHHAVGRDHRPWYDEQRPEPFAIALRAARAALDPAGVLNPGVLV, encoded by the coding sequence GTGAGCGACTCCTACCGGGTGTGGGGCTGGGGCGACCCGGCTGACGAGCCGACCGCGCAGGGGCTCACCGAGCTCGCGCCCTACGTCGCCGCGGTCACCGGCGTCGCGGTGCAGCCACCCGAAACGCCCGGGCCGCTACCGGTCGTTGCGCCCTCCCGTCGGCTCGGCGCGCTGCCGGCGTCGCTGCGCGACCTTGCCTCCGACGACCCCGTCGACCGGGCCAGGCACGGGATCGGGCGGGCCTACCGCGACCTGATCCGCGGGCTGCGCGGCGAGCTCGTCGATGTGCCGGACCTCGTGCTGAGGCCGGCAGACGAGCAGGGCGTCGTCGACGTCCTCGACTGGTGCGCGTCGGTCGGGGCCCCGGTCGTGCCCTTCGGCGGCGGGTCGTCGGTCGTCGGTGGCGTCGAGCCGCGCGGCCTCGAGACCGCGGTGTCGCTCGACCTGTCGCGGCTCGCTGGTCTCGTCGAGGTCGACGCCACCAGCCGCGCGGTGCGGCTGCGGGCGGGGACCTTCGGACCGGCCGCCGAGCAGGCCCTTAAGCCGCACGGCCTGACGCTGCGCTTCTACCCCCAGAGCTTCGAGCGCTCGACCGTCGGTGGCTGGGTCGCGACCCGCGCCGCCGGTCACTTCTCGACCGGGGCGACGCACGTCGACGACCTCGTCGAGTCGGTCCGGGCGGTGACGCCGGTCGGGGTGTGGGAGTCGCGGCGGCTGCCGGGCTCCGGCGCCGGGCCCTCGCCGGACCGCCTGCTGCTCGGGTCGGAGGGGACCCTCGGCGTCCTCACCGAGGCGTGGCTGCGGGCCCAGCCCCGGCCGGCCCACCGGTGGCAGGCGACGCTGGCCGCGCCGACCTTCACGGCGGGCTGCGAGGCGGTGCGGCTGCTGGTGCAGTCGGGCGCGCGGCCCGCGACCTGCCGGCTCGTCGACGCCGCCGAGTCGGCGCTGACCGGCACCCTCACGACCGGCGAGGCCGCGCTCGTCCTCGGCCTGGAGTCGCTGCACGACCCGGTCGACGGCGCATCCCTGCTCGACCTGCTGCAGGGCGCCGGCCTGCGGGTCGTCGAGGCCGGTGCCCGCGGCGCCGCCGGCGAGTCGTGGCGGTCGACCTTCGTCCGCGCGCCCTACCTGCGCGAGTCGCTCGTGCTGCTCGGCGTCCTCGTCGAGACCTTCGAGACCGCGATCACCTGGGACCGCCTCGACGCGCTGGTGACGTCGGTGACGGCCGCGGTCGAGGACGCGCTGCTGCGGGTCTGCGGGGGTGGGCGCGTGACGTGCCGACTGACACACGTCTACGCCGACGGCGCTGCGCCGTACTTCTCCGTCTTCGCCCCCGCCCGGCGCGGCAGCGAGGTCGCGCAGTGGGACGAGGTGAAGGTCGCCGCGTCGGAGGCGCTCGCCGCCGCGGGCGGCACGATCACGCACCACCACGCGGTCGGGCGCGACCACCGGCCCTGGTACGACGAGCAGCGGCCGGAGCCCTTCGCGATCGCGCTGCGGGCAGCCCGTGCGGCCCTGGACCCCGCGGGCGTACTCAACCCGGGAGTGCTGGTGTGA
- a CDS encoding 5-formyltetrahydrofolate cyclo-ligase, whose protein sequence is MEPSGGEAGRHSAKSAIRSNVLAARRDLTEDTLEASARRTTAALRPLLAQAARVASYSPLPFEPRPPLVEGALLPVLLGDGDLDWEVEGVRRGVAAVAGVDLVIVPAVAVDRSGVRLGRGGGSYDRALARTGAVTVALLHDGELFDALPVEPHDVRVGWVVTPSLGLVGLTA, encoded by the coding sequence GTGGAGCCCAGTGGCGGAGAGGCCGGACGGCACAGCGCGAAGTCCGCCATCCGGAGCAACGTCCTCGCCGCGCGCCGCGACCTCACCGAGGACACCCTCGAGGCGAGTGCCCGGCGCACGACTGCGGCACTGCGACCGCTGCTCGCGCAGGCGGCGCGCGTCGCGTCGTACTCCCCCCTGCCCTTCGAGCCGCGCCCGCCGCTCGTCGAGGGCGCCCTGCTGCCCGTGCTGCTCGGCGACGGTGACCTCGACTGGGAGGTCGAGGGAGTACGCCGGGGGGTGGCGGCCGTCGCGGGTGTCGACCTGGTGATCGTGCCCGCCGTCGCCGTCGACCGGTCGGGGGTGCGGCTCGGGCGGGGCGGTGGCAGCTACGACCGGGCGCTGGCGAGGACCGGCGCTGTGACGGTCGCCCTGCTGCACGACGGCGAGCTCTTCGACGCGCTGCCGGTCGAGCCGCACGACGTGCGGGTGGGGTGGGTCGTGACGCCGTCACTGGGCCTGGTGGGATTGACCGCATGA
- a CDS encoding SAF domain-containing protein has translation MTPADLRRAVRRHRALLAAGLAAGAVAAGLSVAAPAPPPTVEVLAAARDLVAGAVVAQEDLTRVALPVAAVPSGALTDSSLALGRLLAGPVRRGETLTDVRVVGSGLLEKATIGTVAVPLRLADPAAAALLRAGDRVDVLAATDGAPVAATVASGVEVLAVPSAVGDLGEGGLVVVATTPEVAARLAAAAVGGRLSVTVRR, from the coding sequence GTGACCCCGGCCGACCTGCGCCGGGCGGTCCGCCGCCACCGCGCGCTGCTCGCCGCGGGCCTCGCCGCCGGTGCGGTCGCCGCCGGGCTGTCGGTCGCCGCCCCCGCCCCGCCACCGACCGTCGAGGTGCTCGCGGCCGCCCGCGACCTCGTCGCCGGCGCGGTCGTCGCGCAGGAGGACCTGACCCGGGTCGCGCTGCCGGTCGCCGCCGTGCCGTCCGGGGCGCTGACCGACTCCTCGCTCGCGCTCGGCCGGCTGCTCGCCGGGCCGGTCCGCCGGGGCGAGACGCTCACCGACGTGCGCGTCGTCGGCTCCGGCCTGCTCGAGAAGGCCACGATCGGGACCGTCGCGGTGCCGCTGAGACTGGCCGACCCGGCGGCCGCGGCGCTGCTGCGGGCCGGCGACCGGGTCGACGTCCTCGCGGCCACCGACGGCGCGCCCGTGGCAGCCACCGTCGCGAGCGGCGTCGAGGTCCTCGCCGTGCCGTCCGCTGTCGGTGACCTCGGCGAGGGCGGCCTCGTCGTGGTCGCGACGACACCCGAGGTGGCGGCCCGCCTCGCCGCCGCAGCGGTCGGGGGGCGGCTGTCGGTGACGGTGCGGCGCTGA
- a CDS encoding carbonic anhydrase, with translation MSDAFDDVLTANRDFAAEFVDDGLPGRAARGLAVVTCMDSRIEPLRMLGLQRGDAKILRTAGARVTDDVLRSLVLAHHLLGVDRVVVVAHTDCGMAKVTDEVVHATIARESGVDSRSLDFHTITDQTATLQHDVQRIRSLHYLPDAMPVLGAIYDVRTGRLTVEVP, from the coding sequence ATGAGCGATGCGTTCGACGACGTACTGACGGCCAACCGCGACTTCGCGGCGGAGTTCGTAGACGACGGGCTGCCGGGCAGGGCCGCCCGCGGCCTGGCCGTCGTGACCTGCATGGACTCGCGCATCGAGCCGCTGCGGATGCTCGGCCTGCAGCGCGGCGACGCGAAGATCCTGCGCACCGCCGGCGCGCGCGTCACCGACGACGTCCTGCGCAGCCTCGTCCTCGCCCACCACCTGCTCGGCGTCGACCGGGTCGTCGTCGTGGCCCACACCGACTGCGGCATGGCCAAGGTGACCGACGAGGTCGTGCACGCGACCATCGCCCGGGAGAGCGGCGTCGACAGCCGGTCGCTGGACTTCCACACGATCACCGACCAGACGGCCACGCTGCAGCACGACGTGCAGCGGATCCGCTCGCTGCACTACCTGCCCGACGCGATGCCGGTCCTCGGCGCGATCTACGACGTGCGCACCGGCCGGCTGACCGTCGAGGTCCCCTAG
- a CDS encoding zinc ribbon domain-containing protein has product MPTYQYACTACGESLEAVQSFTDAALTECPACGGQLRKVFSAVGVVFKGSGFYKTDSRSSSSSADKPAAKTDSPKTDSTKTESTPSAKPAAASTSSTPAA; this is encoded by the coding sequence GTGCCGACCTACCAGTACGCCTGCACCGCGTGCGGAGAGTCGCTGGAGGCCGTCCAGTCCTTCACCGACGCCGCGCTCACGGAGTGCCCGGCGTGCGGGGGTCAGCTCCGCAAGGTCTTCTCCGCCGTCGGCGTCGTCTTCAAGGGCTCCGGCTTCTACAAGACCGACAGCCGGTCGTCCTCGAGCAGCGCCGACAAGCCCGCCGCGAAGACCGACAGCCCGAAGACCGACAGCACAAAGACCGAGAGCACCCCTTCGGCCAAGCCTGCCGCCGCGAGCACCTCGAGCACCCCCGCGGCCTGA
- a CDS encoding diguanylate cyclase, translating to MTLRTRLTVAFVLVVLVPLLVGAVLVMRLVPAAVEGRQLSGLSDTAQTASNVLAGYCHRAQAAAIAAGRASSGLGPKVATPELARLVEGGIADGLRVLDSSGDLVGESGRLPTTPVSCESGAAVDEPFITQVLELRTPTGAPAGTVIAAFEVDTRFATLLRDATRKDVVALYAGDRVVAATGTVSGALLDAARAAGGDGVVVGGQAAVFRRATESQPLGLLVVEPVEAGPGVLPVASLVLLGAVGLASLIALVLARATTRPLEELGEAAARIAAGDLETTIPVRSRDEVGTLAAAFNDMTEDLRTYIRALEASRDELQAGLARLGDTLSSTHDLDGILAVVLETAMAATRARAGMVLLLSPDRSELVLRVGRGLEPHRIPDDLRMPAGTGVSGRVASGGEPVVGRVGIGPGALHGAVGEPTATSMIAVPLRSGGQVIGVLDLFDRADAEDFTESDLATIRTFASQASVAVDNVVLHEEAQRLSITDGLTGLWNYRYFTMTVAKEIERAARFGRPLTLLMIDVDHFKAVNDTHGHPRGDAVLVELAGRVKSQVRDVDTLARYGGEELVVVLPETDEEGGQQAAERICDAVRRRPFGDPGQDPVDVTVSIGVAVFPLHGASSSTLLRRADEALYDAKDSGRDTWRTAGPRVVDLSDLDTR from the coding sequence GTGACGCTGCGCACCCGCCTGACGGTGGCGTTCGTCCTCGTCGTCCTCGTGCCGCTGCTCGTCGGCGCCGTGCTCGTCATGCGCCTCGTGCCCGCGGCCGTCGAGGGCCGCCAGCTGTCGGGGCTGTCCGACACCGCTCAGACCGCGTCGAACGTGCTCGCCGGCTACTGCCATCGGGCGCAGGCCGCCGCCATCGCCGCGGGCCGGGCCTCGTCGGGGCTCGGACCCAAGGTGGCGACTCCCGAGCTCGCCCGGCTGGTCGAGGGCGGCATCGCCGACGGACTGCGTGTCCTGGACAGCTCCGGCGACCTGGTGGGGGAGTCGGGTCGGCTGCCGACGACCCCCGTCAGCTGCGAGTCCGGCGCGGCCGTCGACGAGCCGTTCATCACCCAGGTCCTCGAGCTGCGCACCCCGACCGGCGCCCCCGCGGGCACCGTCATCGCGGCCTTCGAGGTCGACACCCGCTTCGCGACGTTGCTGCGCGACGCGACCCGCAAGGACGTCGTCGCGCTCTACGCCGGTGACCGGGTCGTGGCCGCGACGGGCACCGTCTCCGGCGCGCTGCTCGACGCCGCCCGCGCGGCAGGGGGTGACGGGGTCGTGGTGGGCGGCCAGGCGGCCGTCTTCCGCCGGGCCACCGAGTCCCAGCCCCTCGGGCTGCTCGTCGTCGAGCCCGTGGAGGCCGGGCCCGGTGTGCTGCCGGTCGCCTCGCTCGTCCTGCTCGGCGCGGTCGGCCTGGCGTCGCTCATCGCGTTGGTGCTGGCCCGCGCCACCACCCGGCCCCTCGAGGAGCTCGGCGAGGCGGCGGCCCGCATCGCCGCCGGTGACCTCGAGACCACGATCCCCGTGCGCTCCCGTGACGAGGTCGGGACCCTCGCCGCGGCCTTCAACGACATGACCGAGGACCTGCGGACCTACATCCGCGCCCTCGAGGCCAGCCGCGACGAGCTGCAGGCCGGGCTCGCCCGGCTCGGCGACACCCTGTCGAGCACCCACGACCTCGACGGCATCCTCGCCGTCGTCCTCGAGACCGCGATGGCCGCGACCCGCGCCCGCGCCGGCATGGTGCTGCTGCTCAGCCCGGACCGCTCCGAGCTCGTCCTGCGGGTCGGTAGGGGGCTCGAGCCGCACCGCATCCCCGACGACCTGCGGATGCCCGCTGGCACCGGGGTCTCGGGTCGTGTCGCGTCCGGCGGCGAGCCGGTCGTCGGCCGCGTCGGCATCGGTCCAGGTGCGCTGCACGGCGCGGTCGGCGAGCCGACCGCCACCAGCATGATCGCGGTGCCCCTGCGGTCCGGCGGCCAGGTCATCGGCGTGCTCGACCTGTTCGACCGGGCCGACGCGGAGGACTTCACCGAGTCCGACCTCGCCACCATCCGCACCTTCGCCTCGCAGGCGTCGGTGGCCGTCGACAACGTCGTGCTCCACGAGGAGGCCCAGCGGCTGTCCATCACCGACGGCCTCACCGGTCTGTGGAACTACCGCTACTTCACGATGACGGTCGCGAAGGAGATCGAGCGCGCCGCCCGCTTCGGCCGCCCGCTGACCCTGCTCATGATCGACGTCGACCACTTCAAGGCGGTCAACGACACCCACGGCCACCCGCGCGGCGACGCCGTCCTCGTCGAGCTGGCGGGCCGGGTCAAGAGCCAGGTCCGCGACGTCGACACCCTGGCCCGCTACGGCGGGGAGGAGCTCGTCGTGGTCCTGCCGGAGACCGACGAGGAGGGTGGTCAGCAGGCCGCCGAGCGGATCTGCGACGCTGTGCGCCGACGCCCCTTCGGCGACCCCGGCCAGGACCCTGTCGACGTCACCGTCTCGATCGGCGTCGCGGTCTTCCCGCTGCACGGCGCGTCGTCGTCGACCCTGCTGCGCCGCGCCGACGAGGCGCTCTACGACGCCAAGGACTCCGGCCGCGACACCTGGCGCACCGCCGGCCCGCGGGTCGTCGACCTCAGCGACCTCGACACCCGTTGA
- a CDS encoding molybdopterin-binding protein — protein MGAVGLPPGARAQVVTVSDRSHGGARHDSSGPLLAELLTDLGFACPPVVVVPDEVADIQRALREAAAASYDLVVTTGGTGLSPRDVTPEATRPLLEREAPGLVEALRQYNREAVPTTILSRGVAGTIGTTLVVNLPGSTGGVRDGVAVLAPVVGHAVAQLRGGDH, from the coding sequence GTGGGCGCGGTAGGCCTGCCGCCGGGCGCCCGCGCGCAGGTCGTCACCGTGTCGGACCGCTCCCACGGAGGGGCCCGCCACGACAGCAGCGGCCCGCTCCTCGCAGAGCTCCTCACCGACCTGGGGTTCGCCTGCCCACCGGTGGTCGTGGTGCCGGACGAGGTCGCCGACATCCAGCGGGCGCTGCGCGAGGCAGCGGCAGCGTCGTACGACCTGGTGGTGACCACGGGAGGGACGGGGCTGTCCCCGCGCGACGTCACCCCTGAGGCCACCCGGCCGCTGCTCGAGCGCGAGGCGCCGGGGCTGGTCGAGGCGCTGCGGCAGTACAACCGCGAGGCCGTGCCGACGACGATCCTGTCGCGTGGCGTCGCCGGCACCATCGGCACGACGCTCGTCGTCAACCTGCCCGGCTCGACCGGCGGGGTGCGCGACGGCGTCGCCGTGCTCGCCCCGGTCGTCGGGCACGCCGTCGCGCAGCTGCGCGGCGGCGACCACTGA